From a region of the Synergistota bacterium genome:
- a CDS encoding ABC transporter substrate-binding protein — MHARKIMLLIALMVAIVLSAVYTPEAFADMGAKIAVEYNIHPLAAFIAMEKGIFAKNGVYIGSFRVYRTGLQITNALARGDADVAFICLSPAILAYARGARIKIVCLTHLYGYALVASPRIKKVRDLNGELVGTMKMGSPLDLLYQMVKRKYGLIVRLRRMSPLRQLIALTKGDLKAAFLSEPFAEMAVERGFHYLLKAKDIWPGMNGSVLVAREDYIRKYPRVINGLVKSLREANTLIYRNPLEAGRCAQKYIGVPAKTVVKALNDIVYTTKIDISQIRKTALLMKELGYIPRNLEVDKILLSGEN, encoded by the coding sequence ATGCATGCGAGGAAGATAATGCTATTGATAGCGTTAATGGTAGCGATTGTACTGAGTGCGGTCTACACACCGGAAGCCTTTGCAGATATGGGAGCTAAAATAGCAGTGGAATATAACATACATCCATTGGCCGCTTTTATCGCTATGGAAAAAGGAATATTTGCGAAAAATGGCGTTTATATCGGAAGCTTCAGGGTTTACAGAACGGGACTTCAGATTACGAATGCGCTCGCTAGGGGAGATGCCGATGTAGCATTCATATGCTTAAGTCCAGCTATACTGGCGTATGCCCGCGGAGCGAGAATAAAGATTGTATGCCTTACCCATCTTTACGGATATGCCTTGGTTGCTTCACCACGTATAAAGAAGGTTAGAGACCTTAATGGAGAGCTCGTAGGAACGATGAAGATGGGAAGCCCCTTAGACTTACTTTACCAGATGGTTAAAAGAAAATACGGATTGATAGTAAGATTAAGAAGAATGAGTCCATTAAGACAGCTTATAGCCCTTACAAAGGGAGATCTCAAAGCTGCATTTCTCTCAGAACCTTTCGCGGAAATGGCGGTTGAAAGGGGATTTCACTATCTTTTGAAGGCTAAGGATATATGGCCTGGGATGAACGGCAGTGTACTTGTTGCAAGAGAGGATTATATAAGAAAATATCCGCGTGTAATAAATGGCTTGGTGAAATCACTAAGGGAAGCGAACACGCTTATATACAGGAACCCTCTTGAAGCGGGACGCTGCGCTCAGAAATATATAGGAGTTCCCGCTAAAACAGTCGTTAAAGCTTTAAACGACATCGTTTACACTACAAAGATAGATATAAGCCAGATTAGAAAAACCGCCCTTCTTATGAAGGAGCTTGGATATATACCGAGAAATCTGGAGGTAGATAAGATATTACTATCAGGAGAAAACTGA
- a CDS encoding L-serine ammonia-lyase, iron-sulfur-dependent, subunit alpha, which translates to MNEVYSILNHVIGPIMRGPSSSHTAASYFIGKIARFLLGDEPIDIEIAFDKKGSYVKVYREQGSDLAFIAGIIGLDLTDERFKEAINLARSWGISISFLVEDLGEEAHPNEVELRLRGKKGEQVKVRARSTGGGTIRITGLDGFPVDIDGGTYDAFLYLSRYEIPRISLPGIKVKSVKRGEDIIVHLSSYREIDNKVLSDLIDLSGVRKIRLSKPVFLPMPGEPVFRSGAEVLKFTREFERSLGNAGIFYEAKLLGLSEEEVLRLMRERYEIMKRSVRSGLSDSANFSMKVLDPCAGEMFRRLGEKRLPFGTIHTDIGIRAMGVMHVCNSMGVVCAAPTAGSAGVIPAVLTALEDRYGIREENVLKGLFAAGVVGLIVAYRATFAAEEAGCQVEVGAAGAMAASAAADIMNMPPEEALDSAAISFHNSMGLICDPVGGFVEVPCHTRNAIFASAALVCVDLISGGYKNTIPLDETVDAVISVGRMLPRELRCTAEGGLSMCPSAMRFRRHS; encoded by the coding sequence GTGAATGAGGTTTATAGCATTCTTAACCATGTTATAGGTCCAATTATGAGAGGGCCCTCAAGCTCTCACACCGCTGCTTCATATTTTATAGGCAAGATTGCGCGCTTTCTTTTGGGTGATGAGCCCATAGATATAGAGATCGCCTTTGATAAAAAGGGCTCTTATGTCAAGGTTTACAGGGAGCAAGGAAGCGATCTTGCATTTATAGCTGGAATAATAGGATTGGATTTAACCGATGAGCGTTTCAAGGAAGCGATAAATCTGGCTCGTTCATGGGGGATTAGCATATCGTTTTTGGTCGAGGATCTTGGAGAAGAAGCTCACCCAAATGAGGTGGAGCTTCGCCTTAGAGGGAAAAAGGGTGAACAGGTGAAGGTTCGCGCTCGATCGACTGGAGGAGGAACGATAAGGATAACAGGTTTAGATGGTTTTCCCGTTGACATTGACGGAGGAACCTACGATGCATTTTTATATCTCTCAAGGTACGAGATTCCGAGAATAAGCTTACCTGGTATTAAGGTCAAAAGCGTGAAGAGAGGAGAAGACATTATAGTACATCTTTCATCCTATCGAGAAATAGATAACAAAGTACTATCTGATCTCATTGATCTTTCAGGCGTGAGGAAGATACGCTTGTCAAAACCTGTTTTTCTCCCCATGCCTGGAGAGCCCGTTTTCAGGAGCGGAGCCGAGGTTCTGAAGTTTACGCGTGAGTTTGAACGAAGTCTTGGTAATGCGGGTATCTTCTATGAGGCTAAGCTTCTGGGATTATCAGAGGAGGAGGTTTTGCGTCTCATGCGTGAGCGATACGAGATCATGAAACGCTCCGTGCGCAGTGGGCTAAGCGATAGCGCTAATTTCAGCATGAAGGTTTTAGATCCCTGTGCGGGTGAGATGTTTCGTCGCCTTGGGGAGAAAAGGCTTCCATTTGGTACCATTCATACAGACATAGGAATTCGTGCTATGGGAGTCATGCATGTGTGCAATTCTATGGGAGTTGTATGTGCTGCTCCAACTGCGGGATCAGCTGGTGTTATTCCCGCGGTTTTAACTGCTCTTGAAGATAGATATGGTATTAGGGAAGAAAACGTACTCAAAGGGCTTTTTGCAGCTGGGGTTGTGGGGCTTATCGTTGCTTATAGAGCTACTTTTGCTGCTGAGGAAGCTGGATGCCAAGTTGAGGTAGGTGCTGCAGGGGCGATGGCTGCCTCTGCAGCTGCTGATATAATGAATATGCCCCCTGAAGAAGCGCTTGACTCAGCGGCGATATCCTTTCACAATAGTATGGGGCTTATATGTGACCCAGTTGGTGGATTCGTGGAAGTTCCGTGTCATACAAGGAATGCCATATTTGCCTCGGCTGCTTTAGTCTGCGTTGATCTTATATCGGGAGGTTATAAAAATACGATACCTCTTGATGAAACGGTAGATGCGGTCATCTCTGTTGGGAGAATGCTTCCGAG